A window of Fodinicurvata sediminis DSM 21159 genomic DNA:
GTTAGATCATGCCAAAGGAACAATTGGGCCATATCCCTGAAGACCAGGAAGACTGTATCTGGTGGAAATCAGCACCGCCTGGTCCCGAGGCGGTGCCCCTGGAAGAAGATATCGAATGCGACGTAGCGATCGTCGGGGGCGGCTATACAGGCCTCAGCACGGCCATTGAGCTTGCCCGTAAAGGGATCGACTGCGTGGTTCTCGAGGCGCGCTTCATCGGATTTGGGGCCTCCGGTCGCAATGCAGGGCACTGTACACCGACCTTCCATCTGACTTCACCCGACAAGTTGCGCCAGCGATTGGGACGCGAGAAGGCGGACCAGCTGACCCGGCTACAAGTCTCAGGGGCCGACCGCGTCTTTTCGCTGATCGAAAAATACCAGATTTCCTGTGAAGCAAAGCGCAACGGCTATCTGCGCATTGCGCACGGACCACATAGACTCGATGAGCTCAGGCAGAAAAAGTCACTTTATGAAGGTTTTGGCCTGGAAGGAGAGCTTCTGGATGCCAAATCCGCACAGGATTTGTCCGGCTCCCCCCGGGCGTATGGTGGATGGCTTCTGAAGCAGGGCGGACACCTTAACCCGACGGCCTATGCACGAGGCCTGGCACGGGCAGCCATACAGGAGGGAGCCCGTCTCTATCAGGAGACACCTCTTCTGGAATTGAATCGGACTGGCAAATCCTGGGAACTGCGCACACCGCAGGGTCGGGTTCGGGCCAATCAGGCCCTTCTTGCCACTGGTGCGTATGCCGTTGGACCGGCCAGCGCACTTCTGAAGGGTGCCACTCATCCGGTGCCGATCATGGGATTTGCAAGCGAGCCTCTGCCTTCCGAGCTCCGGCAGTCGATCCTTCCTGACGACCAGACACTCGTCGATACGCATAAGGATCCGATCCTCTACAAGTGGACAGATGACCATCGATTGGTCACCACGGTTTATCCCGCCGGCCGGGTGGGTCGAGAGCCGGAGCCCACAGCGAGGTGGCTGGAAGCGCGCACGAAATGGATGTTCCCGCAGATTGAGACGGTCACATTCCGTCATCCTTGGTCCGGGCGTTTGGACGTCCAGCCCCTGACACTTCCCCAGGTACATAACCTGGAAGAAGGACTCTGGGCGTGCGTTGGTTTTTCCGGGCGCGGCGTTCCGACGGCAAGCGCGGCCGGTGTCGAACTGGCGCGGCTTCTGGAGGGAGCGTCGTCGGATGAGATCGCATTGCCGGTGCGCCAGGGTGTAAACAAGATTTCCGGCCGCCTTGCATCCCTGCACCCCGTGGTGATGACCTGGAACCGCACAAAGGACTGGCTTGCAGATCGCCTGCATGGCGGCGAAGCTTTTCGGTAGTTCACTTGGTCAGAGTAGCACAGGAAGAATAGAGTGTCGGTTCAGGTCATAGAGCGTGCTGTTGCAATTCTGGATGCCGTCGCTGCGGCTGAAGGGGCGCCATGCCGCTTGCGTGAGATCGTTCTGAGGACTGGTCTTAATCGGGCGACCGCCTACCGGATAGTGCGCACACTGGTTGATCAGGGCTTGTTGGCCATGGGGCAGGACAAACGCAGCTACTATCTGGGACTGACTTTCCTGACATTGGGGGCGACCGCCAGCAACCGATCCCATCTGCGGGAGCTCGCGCGGCCGAGCTTATTAAGGCTTGCCGGTCAGTTCGGGGACAGTTTCTTCCTGTTTGTGCCGGATGGTTATGATGTGGTTTGCCTGGATATATGCGATGGAGATTACCCCGTCAGAAGCTATACCCGTGGCATTGGCGGACGGGTTCCCCTGGGCCTTGGCCAGGCCTCGATCGCGATTCTGGCGCGCATGTCGAGGGCCGAGCAGGATGAGATCATCTCTCACAATCTCCCTGTACTGGAAAAGGAGTACGGCATCGAAAGGGAGCGACTGTTGAATGAGTTGCGGCAGGTGATTAACAGTGGCTTTGCGCGAGGAACTGGTAGTCGTGTTCTGCCGGAATATACGGGTTTGGGAAAAGCGGTTATGGATAGAAATAACAGGGCCGTAGCCGCCATAAGCTGTTGTGTTCTGAGCAGTCGCCTATCAGAAAGTAAACGAGAGCAAATGAAATCGCAGCTTTCAGAAGAAGCACTGATCATTGAGCGTGGCGCAAATCCGCTGGACCCAATGATCGGACGGGCCTCTATTAACTTAGCAAGCAGTATGCTCACTTGAGCCCTGATTCAAGCGCGATGAAGATTAATTTCTTCATCATGTTCTCAGTATTGTTAGGGCTTCTTCATGAACGCATTTGTCACCAGATGCTATGACGTGACCTGATGAATTAAGAGACAGCGGCTTACCCTGCCAATCAGTGATACTGCCGCCAGCCTCCTGGATAATGGGAGCAAGTGCGAGATAGTCATAGGGTTGTAGTGTGGCTTCAAAGACTAAGTCCGCAAATCCAGAAGCCAGTAGACCATACATGTAACAATCCCCACCAAAGCGCATCCAGGAAACGGTACCCGCCACTTTCTCATATTTCTCACTATCATGCCCTGTGAAGTTAAATGGCGTAGTTGTGAGGCAACCCGCGTCAGATAGGGAAGAACAAGCGCGCGTTTTCACAGGATTACCATTGAAGAGTGTACCTTCCCCTTGTGCAGCAAACCAACGCTCATCAAGGGCAGGGATATCTATGATCCCAAGAACGGGTGTGTCTTTATGAAGGAGAGCAATGAGAGTTCCAAATAATGGCATTCCACTTATGAAGCTTTTTGTTCCATCAATTGGATCTATTACCCATGTGAAATCAGAAGATCCTTCATCATACCCGTATTCTTCTCCGTATACTCCATCTTGTGGAAATTTTTGTTTTATTTCATTTCTTAAAAATAACTCAGCTTTCTTATCTGCCTGCGTCACAGGTGAGCTATCTTTTTTGTTTTCAATTTTCAATTCATTTCGAAAATACGGCATAATTATATTTCTAGATTTATCAGATATTTCATTAGAGAATTTTGTATACGCATGAAGCAATTCACTGTTTTTAAATACACCCATAAAAGACCCCCGAATTCCTAACGTCTTAATGCCCGCTGCTATGGGCATGATGATGTGTTCCGTGTTTCTCAAGAGAGTGAGATTGTGGAAACACATATAAAATCCATAAATTCCACAATATCCAAAAAAATTCTTGACCGCAAAAACTAAATGCGTAGCCTTTTATAAAAAGGGAGGCGATATAGTGGCATCGTCAAAAAATACAAAAATACCACAGTTTCCATCCTTGGCCGAATCTATCGATATGGTCAGGAGCAAGGAAGTTTCCCCTGTTGATCTTGTGGCCATGTGCTTGGAGCGCATTGAGTCGGGTGATGCGGAAATCAATGCGTTTGCTGCTGTATTTGCCGAACAGGCATTGTCCCAGGCAAAAGAAGCCGAAAGGGCAATTGCGAGGAAAGAGCCAGTAGGTGCATTGCATGGAGTTCCAATTGCCCTAAAGGATCTTTTGTACACCAAAGGTGTGAGAACCAGCCGTGGTTCCAAAGTGTTCCAAGATTTTGTGCCAGATAAGGACGCGCCAATTGTGGAGCGCCTTATCTCCGCGGGAGCAATCACCGTTGGAAAGACTACAACAACGGAGTTTGGTTGGACGGCCTCCAGTGTATCCTCCCTATTTGGCCCCACGCGCAATCCGTGGGATAAGCGGCTAACATCAGGAGGGTCATCCAGTGGCTCTGCCGCTGCAGTCTCTGCCAGGATGGTACCAGCAGCAATTGGATCAGATGGTGGGGGGTCTGTACGTGTTCCAGCCTCGTTCTGCGGCATCTATTCGATGAAGGGGACATTGGGTCGGATTCCAGTCTGGCCTTGGAGTGCCACAGAAACGCTCAGCCATGCAGGTCCCATGACAGTATCTGTCAAGGACAGTGCACTGTTGTTTGATGTTCTCAAGGGGCCGCACGCACTGGATCACGGCTGCCTACCCGATGATGGCCTGTCCTATGCCAAGGAGATAGAGCGCCCAACTGAGGGGGCGCGGGTTGCGTATATCCCGAGTTTGTTTGGTGCGGTGGTGGATCCTCAGGTTGAGGCGCGCGTAAAGGAAGCAGTGCGCACAATCGAGCATGATCTAAATTGCTCGGTCGATGAGTTGGATCTTGATTGGGCTGACCCATTTACGGCTTTTGAGACAATCTGGGTCGGGGGGCGTGGCATTGCCTATGGCGATCTGGTTAAGGACAGGCGGGAGGATTTGGATCCCGGTTTCCGCTTTCTGGTCGAGCAAGCTCAGAAAATTGGCGCGAAGGATTTTATTGCGGCATTAAAGTCTCGTGCCCTCTTCTCCAACCTCGTGCAGGGCTTGTTCGAGGTCTATGATTTCCTAGTGATGCCATCAGTTCCCATAGCACCATTTTCTGCGGAGCTGAATGGTCCGGATACAGGCCCCTATATTGAAAGCAAAAGTCCTGTTGCTTGGGCGCGTTGGGCACCATTTAGCTATCCCTTTAATCTAACTGGAAACCCGGCAGCCAGCCTTCCATGTGGCTGGAACGGGAACTTGCCAGTCGGCCTGCAGGTCGTTGGTCGGCGTTTTGATGATGCTGGTGTGCTTCGTTTCAGCGCCACATTCGAAGCGGCTCGACCCTGGCGCAATCGTGTTCCGCCAATGAGTGGACATGAAAATAAAAAATAAAAATCCATCAACAGCAAAGGAGGCAGCTGGGATCGTCCCAGCTGCGGAGGGAGATAATAAATGACAATTGATCGACGTGGCTTCTTAAAGAAATCAGCTTACTTTGGTGCCGGTGCTGCAGCTATGCAAATCAATCCGGACTGGTTTTTTACGTCCGCCCGTGCACAGAGTGGAGAGCCGCTGGTTTTTTACTCTGCTGAGAACTTGACTGGAAACTGGGATCCTTCGTCCCACACAACACTTGCCCAGATCAACCTGGAGGGCTTTGTATTTGGCACCCTGACGCGGGCACCTATGGATCCGGAAGATCCCTCTGAGCTCAAGATGGAATTGGCAACTGAGCTTAATCCTTTAGACAACTATACACTTGAAGTGAAGCTTCGGGACGATGTGACCTTCCATGACGGAGAGCCATTTACTGCTCGTGATGTAAAGGCGACCTATGAGTATGCATCTCAGCCAGACCGGCCCGCTGCCTGGTATCCTGGTCAGTGCAAGGTCGAGGTAATCGATGATTATACCTGTCATATCAAGACCGAGGAGTACGATTACCCGGCGAGCCTGTTTGTCCTGCTATCATCCTTCTTGCCTATAATGTCGGCAAAGGACATCGAAAGCGGTAGAATCTCTGAAAAGCCGAACGGAACAGGACCCTTCATGTTTGCCAGGCAGGAAGGTGACGATTCAATCCTTGAGGCGTTCCCTGACTACTTCAAGGGCGCACCCAAACTGCCACAGATTACCTTCAGCTTTGTGGGGGATGGAACAACCCGAGCCCTTGCCCTTATGAATGGCGAAGCGGATCTAATAGAACGTCTGGAGCCGGAGCAGGTTCAGACACTGGAACAAGAAGATGGTATCAAGTTACATAAAGCCATCTCCGTCGAGAACAAATACCTCTGGTTCCGTTGTTCCAAACCGCCGTTTGATAATGAATTGCTGCGGAAGGCTGCCTGTCATGCAATCGACCGGAGTATTCTGGTTGAAATCCTGGGTGATGCTGGCCACGCATCCTATTCGCATATTTCGCCAGTGAAGTTCGGATATACCGAGGTCGAAAATTACCCCAAGTTTGACCCTGAGCGCTGTCAGCAGCTTTTGGCTGAAGCTGGTTACCCCAATGGTGAGGGTTTGCCTGAGATTGAGTACATTACGTCGGTGGGATTTTATCCCAAAACGAAGGAATATGGGGAAATCATAACCACTATGCTTCAGGCACAAGGGTTTCCCGTGCGTCTGAATGTCATGGAAGTCGCCGCTTGGAATGAGCGGCTCTATCATCGTCCTGGGGGTGGACCAGGACACATGATCGATTGTGGGTGGTCAACCGGTTCTCCTGAACCTGACTTGGTTCTTCGCACCCATTTCCATTCAAGTTCCAAACGCATCACTGGTATTGAAGATGAGGAACTCGATGCAAGCTTGGATAAGGAAAGAAATGCCGAAACGGTGGAGGACCGCGAGCAGATCCTGAAAGAGGAGACGCTGCCTCTGATCGCCGAGAAGGCTCCAGCACTTTCGCTTTTCACATCTGTGTTCATTCACGCAATGCGTGATGATCTGGAGGGCCTGTTCATCTACCCCAATGGTCAGATGGACGCTAGTGAAGCTGAATTTACCTGAGAGCAATTAATCCGGCTCGGGGGAAGACCTCGAGTCGGATGTCTCCTTCAGATCCAGATTACTCGGAGCCCTCAAAGTGCATCTTTTGTGGTTGCTTATTAAGCGGCTTGGTCAGGGTATAGTAATTGTCCTGATCACCTCATTTATCATCTTTACCTTGTTAAGGGTGGTCCCAGGTGACCCAGCTCGGCTCATTGTTGGAGGTATGGCCCCTGATCACCTGGTCGAACAGATGGCTGAGGATATGGGTCTCCGCGATCCGATACCTGTCCAGTATGTACGATATATGGGCAATCTGATTCAGGGCGATCTGGGGCAATCGTTTATCCGTCCTGCAAGTGGCGGAAGCATGGGCGGATCCGCTTTCGATGATGCGACACGGAGTGACCGTGCAGAGGTTTTTGACATTATTATGGAAAGGTTGCCTCTGACCCTTCAGTTGGCAGCCCTAGCATTGATATTTGCATTAATAATTTCATTGCCTCTAGGGATTATGGCTGGGTTAAATCCAGGAAAATGGCAAGATAAGATTGCATTCTATACGGGATCATTATTTGTATCTATTCCAAATTTTTGGCTTGGAATTGTTCTTATACTAGTAGTTTCAGTACAATTAGGTCTGCTTCCGGCGATTGGTTATAAGGGCTTTGCCTATTCGATTCTGCCTGCTTTGGTCCTTTCGGTAGAAATTATTCCGTTCATCATTCGTACGGTTTCCGTCTCCGTAAGCCAAGTTATGCAAGAACAATTTGTGACAGTTGGGCCTGCAAGAGGGCTCCCCAGAAATCAGATTATTTACCGTCATGCATTACCAAATGCTGCAGTCCCACTCCTTAATCTTCTCGGAATACAACTTTCAACATTATTGGGCGGTGTAGTTGTTGTAGAATTTATTTTTGATTACCCTGGTATTGGACTTCTCACAATACAGTCAGTATTACAAAGAGATTTTCCAATAATTCAAGGTATAGCAATTCTTACTTCTGCTATTTTCGTTTTAATTAATGTTTTTGTAGATATAGTTGCGGCTGCGATTGACCCAAGGTTAGGTAACTGAAATGTCTGCAATTAAAGAAAGAAACGTATCAGGTGAAAATTACATCTCAAAAAAAAGAGATTCTATTTTTTTCCGAATAATAGAGACAGCGCTTAAATCATATGAGTGTCGTGTCGGTCTTTTTATAATTACCTCTCTTTTAGTTATTGCGATTTTTTATCCGTGGGTCATTGGTGACGATGGCACAACCATGAACATACAGATGCGATTCACGCCCCCCATCCCCATGGAGGGATCCAGCTGGTTGCATCCATTCGGAACCGATCAGATGGGTCGGGACCTCCTCGTCAGATCATTGATTGGCCTGCAGTATTCCATGATTATTGGCCTATCTACCGTGATATTGATGTTTGTGATCGGTTGCGCCATCGGCTTGATAGCAGGCTTTAAGGGCGGTTGGGTGGACACCGTCTTGATGCGCCTTACTGACGCTCAGCTGTCTATCCCGATGATTATTCTGGCGATAACGATCCTAGGGGTCTCCCGTCCAACGATACCGGCAATCATTGTTGTCTTAGCATTAGCGGGCTGGCCACTTTATGCGCGCGTTGCTCGCTCCATCGCCATGTCCGAACGTAATCGGGAATACGTGCGAGCGGCCCGGGTAATCGGTGCATCAGAGTTGAGGATCATGTTGCTTCTGATCGCTCCGAATGTGCTACCGCCAATCGCGTTTGTAGCTGTACTTGATATTGCCCGGATAATCATTTTCGAAGCAATCCTCGGGTTTCTTGGGTTGGGGGTTCAACCTCCAACGCCAACTTTCGGTAATACAATTGCAGATGCCCGAAAGTACCTCATGAATGCTTGGTGGATTGCCACCATGCCTGGACTGCTTCTCGTTATTTCGCTCACAAGCATAAACCTGGTTGGAGCCTCGCTCGAACGTGCCAGGAATAAGATCTACGGTGGCAGTCAATAATGAACGGGGGACCAATCATGAGCCCAAAAGCCGATTACGTGCTAACCGTAGACAATCTGTCGATTGGGGTGGAGCGGCCAGACAGGATCGATCCAGTTCTCAAGAATATTTCCTTCGAAGTGAGGGAAGGGCAGATTCTTGGTGTGATCGGAGAGAGTGGCTCTGGCAAGAGCGTGCTGGCGAGAGCTCTGATCAATTGGCTTAGCAGCCCTTTGAAGGCTACGGGCGGTTCCGTGAAGTTCAAAGGTTCAGAACTGCTGACCAATGACAGGAGAATTGCTGAGGAGGTACGCGGGCGAAAGATCGGGTATATTGGATCCAACCCTACATCATCGCTTGATCCAACGCTTTCAGTTGGCTCGCAACTTGTGGAAAAACTCCGAGCGGTTAAGTCAGGCATGGGTAAGCAAGCTGCGGAAAAGAAGGTCATTGATCTTCTATCCGCAGTGAAAATTCCAAGTGCATCTGAACGCTTTCATGAATACCCCTTTCAGTTTTCGGGCGGCATGATGCAGCGTGTAATGATCGTGGATGCCCTCTTGAGCAATCCTGAGCTTTTGATCTGTGATAACATCACACAGCCACTTGATGTAACAGTTGGCGCGCAGATTATAAGATTGATTCAATCGCTACGGTCGGATTTCAACACGGCGATTATTTTTATCTCGTCTTCACTTCCGGTTGCACGGGACGTGGCGGATGAAATAATTGTCTTGCACGAGGGCGCGGTTATTGAGCAGCAGTCACCAGATGCACTGGTTTCCAGGCCTCAAAATACCTATACGATTGATCTACTCCAGAAGCTGCCAAAAATCTGGTCGATTGAAGATCCTCCAAAAATTTATCACGAGAATGCTGGCGTGATCATGGAAGTTGCGGAGGCCAGCCGAACCTACAAAACGAAAAAGAAGGGCACCCTAGCCACATACAATCATGTTCGGGCTGTGCGGAACGTAAGCCTGGATATTCGTGCGGGTGAAAATTTTGGGATCGTTGGAGAATCCGGTTGCGGCAAGTCTACATTGACTCGTCTATTGGCGTGGCTTGAAAGACCGGACACCGGTTCCATTACCTTTGCAGGCAAAAACCTTGAAGATATCAGTCGAAAGGAGCTCTTCAGGCTTAGGAGCGAATTCCAGTTGCTGTTGCAGGATCCATACAATTCACTTCCTCAGCGCATGGCAATTGGGCGAATCATCGAGGAGTCCTTGCGGATACACGGTAGCAAGAAAGACAAGGATATTCGTGCAGAAGTTGAGAATACCATGAACGAGGTAGGCTTGTCTCCCAGTCTATACAATGAGCTACCCATCGGACTCAGTGCGGGACAGCGCCAACGTATTGCAATTGCCCGTGCGCTCATATTGCAGCCAAAGTTGATGATCTTGGATGAAACGTTGAGTTCCTTGGATCAAAGCGAGCAAAGCAGTCTCCTGGCGCTTTTTGAGCGGCTCCAGGAAGACCATCAGTTAACCTATATCTTTATTTCTCATGACCTTGCGATGGTGCGTCGTACCTGCAATCGCATCGCTGTGATGTACCTAGGTGAAGTGGTTGAGCTGGCTGACAATCATACACTTTTTTTCGATCCACAGCACCCCTATACGCGCGCATTGCTAAGTGCTGTTCCGACTCTCGAACAGCATCCCTATGACAGCGATAAGGTTCTGCTTGAGGGTGAACCACCAAGCCCAATCGATCTGCCAGTGGGCTGTAGCTTCAGGACCCGCTGTCCCGACGCGTTTCAACGGTGCGAAGTCGAGGATCCCGGATTGTATGACTATGGCGGTGGCTGTGAAGCAGCCTGTTTTCTCCTGGATAAAGAGAGGGTTGGCTAACTCTGGATGTGTAACTGGAATTTGTACCGATGCTGAGCCAGCCGCGTTTGGATGAGATCATGAAACTTCTCAGGCTCGATCGCCGTGTTTCCGTGTCAGATCTTGTAGAAAAACTTCAGGTATCGGACGAGACGATAAGGCGTGACCTGAAGCATCTGGAAGAACAAGGGGATTTGCGTCGTGTGCATGGGGGCGCCATTCTGCCGAAGTTGACCGAAGAACAGCCTATAGATGTTCGTGGTCGCATCAAACAGCGTGAAAAATCAAAGCTTTCCCAGTATGCAGCAGGCTGTGTTCATGAAGGTATGTCCGTATTTCTTGATACAGGTACTACTACACTCGCTCTCTCGCATAGATTAATTCAATATAATAACCTTACGGTAGTAACCAACTCCCTAGACATCGCTCACGAACTGGTTTCGAAAAGCGAAAACAAGGTAACGATACTTCCTGGTGATATTAGGCGGAACGATAATGCCGTCGTTGGCTACAGTGCGGTCAAGGCAGCATCTTGGCGATTTTACGACGTTGCGTTCATGGGCATCGCCGCAA
This region includes:
- a CDS encoding NAD(P)/FAD-dependent oxidoreductase; the encoded protein is MPKEQLGHIPEDQEDCIWWKSAPPGPEAVPLEEDIECDVAIVGGGYTGLSTAIELARKGIDCVVLEARFIGFGASGRNAGHCTPTFHLTSPDKLRQRLGREKADQLTRLQVSGADRVFSLIEKYQISCEAKRNGYLRIAHGPHRLDELRQKKSLYEGFGLEGELLDAKSAQDLSGSPRAYGGWLLKQGGHLNPTAYARGLARAAIQEGARLYQETPLLELNRTGKSWELRTPQGRVRANQALLATGAYAVGPASALLKGATHPVPIMGFASEPLPSELRQSILPDDQTLVDTHKDPILYKWTDDHRLVTTVYPAGRVGREPEPTARWLEARTKWMFPQIETVTFRHPWSGRLDVQPLTLPQVHNLEEGLWACVGFSGRGVPTASAAGVELARLLEGASSDEIALPVRQGVNKISGRLASLHPVVMTWNRTKDWLADRLHGGEAFR
- a CDS encoding IclR family transcriptional regulator yields the protein MSVQVIERAVAILDAVAAAEGAPCRLREIVLRTGLNRATAYRIVRTLVDQGLLAMGQDKRSYYLGLTFLTLGATASNRSHLRELARPSLLRLAGQFGDSFFLFVPDGYDVVCLDICDGDYPVRSYTRGIGGRVPLGLGQASIAILARMSRAEQDEIISHNLPVLEKEYGIERERLLNELRQVINSGFARGTGSRVLPEYTGLGKAVMDRNNRAVAAISCCVLSSRLSESKREQMKSQLSEEALIIERGANPLDPMIGRASINLASSMLT
- the hisN gene encoding histidinol-phosphatase, translating into MPIAAGIKTLGIRGSFMGVFKNSELLHAYTKFSNEISDKSRNIIMPYFRNELKIENKKDSSPVTQADKKAELFLRNEIKQKFPQDGVYGEEYGYDEGSSDFTWVIDPIDGTKSFISGMPLFGTLIALLHKDTPVLGIIDIPALDERWFAAQGEGTLFNGNPVKTRACSSLSDAGCLTTTPFNFTGHDSEKYEKVAGTVSWMRFGGDCYMYGLLASGFADLVFEATLQPYDYLALAPIIQEAGGSITDWQGKPLSLNSSGHVIASGDKCVHEEALTILRT
- a CDS encoding amidase, with translation MTAKTKCVAFYKKGGDIVASSKNTKIPQFPSLAESIDMVRSKEVSPVDLVAMCLERIESGDAEINAFAAVFAEQALSQAKEAERAIARKEPVGALHGVPIALKDLLYTKGVRTSRGSKVFQDFVPDKDAPIVERLISAGAITVGKTTTTEFGWTASSVSSLFGPTRNPWDKRLTSGGSSSGSAAAVSARMVPAAIGSDGGGSVRVPASFCGIYSMKGTLGRIPVWPWSATETLSHAGPMTVSVKDSALLFDVLKGPHALDHGCLPDDGLSYAKEIERPTEGARVAYIPSLFGAVVDPQVEARVKEAVRTIEHDLNCSVDELDLDWADPFTAFETIWVGGRGIAYGDLVKDRREDLDPGFRFLVEQAQKIGAKDFIAALKSRALFSNLVQGLFEVYDFLVMPSVPIAPFSAELNGPDTGPYIESKSPVAWARWAPFSYPFNLTGNPAASLPCGWNGNLPVGLQVVGRRFDDAGVLRFSATFEAARPWRNRVPPMSGHENKK
- a CDS encoding ABC transporter substrate-binding protein, giving the protein MTIDRRGFLKKSAYFGAGAAAMQINPDWFFTSARAQSGEPLVFYSAENLTGNWDPSSHTTLAQINLEGFVFGTLTRAPMDPEDPSELKMELATELNPLDNYTLEVKLRDDVTFHDGEPFTARDVKATYEYASQPDRPAAWYPGQCKVEVIDDYTCHIKTEEYDYPASLFVLLSSFLPIMSAKDIESGRISEKPNGTGPFMFARQEGDDSILEAFPDYFKGAPKLPQITFSFVGDGTTRALALMNGEADLIERLEPEQVQTLEQEDGIKLHKAISVENKYLWFRCSKPPFDNELLRKAACHAIDRSILVEILGDAGHASYSHISPVKFGYTEVENYPKFDPERCQQLLAEAGYPNGEGLPEIEYITSVGFYPKTKEYGEIITTMLQAQGFPVRLNVMEVAAWNERLYHRPGGGPGHMIDCGWSTGSPEPDLVLRTHFHSSSKRITGIEDEELDASLDKERNAETVEDREQILKEETLPLIAEKAPALSLFTSVFIHAMRDDLEGLFIYPNGQMDASEAEFT
- a CDS encoding ABC transporter permease gives rise to the protein MHLLWLLIKRLGQGIVIVLITSFIIFTLLRVVPGDPARLIVGGMAPDHLVEQMAEDMGLRDPIPVQYVRYMGNLIQGDLGQSFIRPASGGSMGGSAFDDATRSDRAEVFDIIMERLPLTLQLAALALIFALIISLPLGIMAGLNPGKWQDKIAFYTGSLFVSIPNFWLGIVLILVVSVQLGLLPAIGYKGFAYSILPALVLSVEIIPFIIRTVSVSVSQVMQEQFVTVGPARGLPRNQIIYRHALPNAAVPLLNLLGIQLSTLLGGVVVVEFIFDYPGIGLLTIQSVLQRDFPIIQGIAILTSAIFVLINVFVDIVAAAIDPRLGN
- a CDS encoding ABC transporter permease gives rise to the protein MSAIKERNVSGENYISKKRDSIFFRIIETALKSYECRVGLFIITSLLVIAIFYPWVIGDDGTTMNIQMRFTPPIPMEGSSWLHPFGTDQMGRDLLVRSLIGLQYSMIIGLSTVILMFVIGCAIGLIAGFKGGWVDTVLMRLTDAQLSIPMIILAITILGVSRPTIPAIIVVLALAGWPLYARVARSIAMSERNREYVRAARVIGASELRIMLLLIAPNVLPPIAFVAVLDIARIIIFEAILGFLGLGVQPPTPTFGNTIADARKYLMNAWWIATMPGLLLVISLTSINLVGASLERARNKIYGGSQ
- a CDS encoding dipeptide ABC transporter ATP-binding protein — encoded protein: MSPKADYVLTVDNLSIGVERPDRIDPVLKNISFEVREGQILGVIGESGSGKSVLARALINWLSSPLKATGGSVKFKGSELLTNDRRIAEEVRGRKIGYIGSNPTSSLDPTLSVGSQLVEKLRAVKSGMGKQAAEKKVIDLLSAVKIPSASERFHEYPFQFSGGMMQRVMIVDALLSNPELLICDNITQPLDVTVGAQIIRLIQSLRSDFNTAIIFISSSLPVARDVADEIIVLHEGAVIEQQSPDALVSRPQNTYTIDLLQKLPKIWSIEDPPKIYHENAGVIMEVAEASRTYKTKKKGTLATYNHVRAVRNVSLDIRAGENFGIVGESGCGKSTLTRLLAWLERPDTGSITFAGKNLEDISRKELFRLRSEFQLLLQDPYNSLPQRMAIGRIIEESLRIHGSKKDKDIRAEVENTMNEVGLSPSLYNELPIGLSAGQRQRIAIARALILQPKLMILDETLSSLDQSEQSSLLALFERLQEDHQLTYIFISHDLAMVRRTCNRIAVMYLGEVVELADNHTLFFDPQHPYTRALLSAVPTLEQHPYDSDKVLLEGEPPSPIDLPVGCSFRTRCPDAFQRCEVEDPGLYDYGGGCEAACFLLDKERVG
- a CDS encoding DeoR/GlpR family DNA-binding transcription regulator, with product MLSQPRLDEIMKLLRLDRRVSVSDLVEKLQVSDETIRRDLKHLEEQGDLRRVHGGAILPKLTEEQPIDVRGRIKQREKSKLSQYAAGCVHEGMSVFLDTGTTTLALSHRLIQYNNLTVVTNSLDIAHELVSKSENKVTILPGDIRRNDNAVVGYSAVKAASWRFYDVAFMGIAAIDPILGFMDYEEDEAEIRRAVIAQSGKSIILADDSKFGRKTHIRTCSISDVDRVITNKKPKEEYLKCFSDAGVEIVYE